The proteins below are encoded in one region of Rhododendron vialii isolate Sample 1 chromosome 7a, ASM3025357v1:
- the LOC131332895 gene encoding uncharacterized protein LOC131332895, with translation MAEGSRSARGKSFNSDQDEAICNAYLCVSQDPIIGTNQPRSKLWDRVAKKYTKFTGGDVRSDASIKSRWQVIQQACNKYRGHLRQIQRQHQSGMTEQNEIDLVKRHYKDTETKPFANLDCCWAILEHTTTLEDSNPTSGGSVQSPRKRPPGCKASKAKLLKTKKSENEEREWINLMEKFNQTTSDKESRRAEMEARRVAALERTTTNDERRVALEERKAAIKEKEMEDRIMQMDLDLVQDPQMKAYYQYRKGEILAKWTASSSPNGYFPGFPDY, from the exons ATGGCAGAAGGAAGTCGTAGTGCGAGAGGAAAATCGTTCAACTCCGATCAAGATGAAGCAATTTGTAATGCTTACTTGTGCGTTAGTCAAGACCCGATTATTGGTACCAACCAACCAAGATCTAAATTATGGGATCGGGTTGCAAAAAAATATACCAAATTCACAGGAGGCGATGTACGATCGGATGCTTCTATCAAGTCTCGATGGCAAGTCATCCAGCAAGCTTGCAACAAATATCGTGGACATTTAAGGCAAATTCAAAGGCAACATCAAAGTGGAATGACAGAACAAAATGag ATTGATCTAGTGAAGAGACATTACAAAGATACTGAGACTAAACCTTTCGCAAATTTGGATTGTTGTTGGGCAATCTTAGAACACA cgACTACATTGGAAGATAGCAATCCTACGAGTGGAGGTAGTGTTCAGTCTCCAAGAAAGAGGCCTCCGGGATGTAAAGCATCAAAGGCAAAATTATTGAAGaccaaaaaatcagaaaatgagGAACGTGAATGGATAAACTTGATGGAAAAATTCAACCAAACTACATCTGACAAGGAAAGTAGGAGAGCTGAAATGGAAGCAAGAAGAGTCGCGGCTTTGGAAAGGACTACAACAAATGATGAGAGAAGGGTGGCGCTTGAGGAGAGGAAGGCagcaataaaggaaaaagagatggaAGATAGGATTATGCAAATGGACTTGGATTTGGTTCAAGACCCCCAAATGAAGGCTTATTACCAGTATCGCAAGGGTGAAATCTTGGCTAAATGGACGGCTAGCTCAAGTCCGAACGGTTATTTTCCTGGTTTTCCTGATTATTga
- the LOC131332896 gene encoding uncharacterized protein LOC131332896 encodes MNSLTHRILLGEFDGSSSGDDEIAMVQLIMARVAANQRLNADYFCEYLLYDEKLFQQRFRMSRPLFHKILGKLQQHDVTFVQRNDATGATGLSGIQKMTAAMRMMAYGMPVDSVDEYLKIGGSTAVESLQSFCRGVISIFEAEYLRKPNEADTARLLYVGNQRGFPGAGRAPPAHFVVNGSQYDTGYYLADGIYPKWATLVQTISQPQRRKKQHFARMQEACRKDVERAFGVLKARWAIVSGPARFWSEEDLGYIMKTCVILHNMIIEDQRDHDASDEITKLLSSNPIQVSRDITPALVDFFKNNRRIRSNEAHHLLRNDLIELLWARNGDEE; translated from the exons atgaACAGTTTAACCCATAGAATATTACTGGGAGAATTTGACGGATCTTCCTCCGGTGATGATGAGATTGCAATGGTGCAATTGATCATGGCCAG AGTTGCTGCCAACCAACGACTCAATGCTGATTACTTTTGTGAGTATCTGCTCTATGACGAAAAGTTGTTTCAGCAACGTTTTCGAATGAGTCGACCCTTATTTCACAAGATCTTGGGCAAACTCCAACAACATGACGTGACGTTCGTCCAAAGGAATGATGCAACGGGAGCTACAGGTCTTTCTGGTATCCAAAAGATGACAGCAGCTATGAGGATGATGGCATACGGGATGCCTGTTGATAGTGTTGATGAGTATCTCAAGATTGGGGGAAGTACAGCAGTTGAGTCTCTTCAAAGCTTCTGTAGAGGCGTTATCTCTATTTTTGAAGCAGAATACCtgagaaaaccaaatgaagCAGATACTGCAAGGCTCCTATATGTGGGCAATCAACGTGGTTTTCCTGG TGCCGGTCGTGCCCCTCCAGCCCATTTTGTTGTTAATGGGAGTCAGTACGACACGGGGTACTACCTTGCTGATGGTATCTATCCAAAATGGGCGACTCTCGTCCAAACCATTTCTCAACcacaaagaagaaagaagcaacACTTTGCGAGGATGCAGGAGGCATGTCGCAAGGATGTTGAAAGGGCATTTGGTGTACTAAAAGCACGTTGGGCAATTGTGAGTGGACCGGCACGATTCTGGAGTGAGGAGGATCTAGGCTacatcatgaaaacatgtgtCATTTTGCATAACATGATAATTGAAGACCAACGTGATCATGATGCTAGTGATGAAATTACTAAACTTCTTTCTTCCAACCCAATTCAAGTATCGAGAGATATCACTCCTgcattggttgatttctttaaaaataaccGCAGGATTCGATCAAATGAGGCACATCATTTGCTCCGCAATGATCTTATTGAACTCCTATGGGCCCGTAATGGAGATGAAGAATGA